Proteins from a single region of Streptococcus oralis:
- a CDS encoding Imm6 family immunity protein → MLTSYFMLIFAEAIVNRMKTRYNSQIRTALDACWSFLENRDKRGEELYRLLDDGTDFSGIFIYMQLDENEANGLLWDNISYAIGVTAKEAFEFENKKELPSPLENIEPELLDVFIDNLKEISMDLYHHVETVKIFINKNPYPSRESALKELDRLGLLR, encoded by the coding sequence ATGCTTACGAGTTATTTTATGTTGATTTTTGCTGAAGCAATTGTAAACCGTATGAAAACACGATACAATTCTCAAATTCGAACTGCCTTGGATGCATGTTGGAGTTTTTTGGAGAATAGAGATAAAAGGGGAGAGGAACTTTATCGCCTTTTAGATGATGGGACAGACTTCAGTGGAATATTTATCTACATGCAGTTAGATGAAAATGAAGCGAATGGTCTCTTGTGGGACAACATTAGTTATGCAATAGGTGTGACTGCTAAAGAAGCTTTTGAGTTTGAAAATAAGAAGGAGCTTCCTTCTCCCTTGGAAAACATTGAACCGGAACTACTTGATGTCTTTATTGATAATTTAAAAGAGATTAGCATGGATCTTTATCATCACGTCGAAACAGTAAAAATTTTCATCAATAAAAATCCATACCCATCAAGAGAATCTGCCCTAAAAGAACTAGATAGACTAGGATTACTTAGATGA
- the csn2-St gene encoding CRISPR-associated protein Csn2-St, whose translation MKMNISHPYKDNISLSFGQFTQIVGQDQQLKYYIWQILLWYFGGKKYSEEDLVLFEQNEPKILIDDTVFSRSEFSVIQISNINDLIEQMEYKKGTVAYGYIKKKITSIEIMEQIENINDNLDRISLLLNQKLNLQIDDIVYHSEAKYFNADQLIQKNFLPYFGANDKNISFEFVDNKIKFLLFLSMLEIMATNSSEKFLLVLRNLDDFLSYNDFVECCEKMEFLTNHSDSLYIVLFPSNEGYLHVTKEVLEEINIVSDYVDHFYSLEFMYDRFINQYPINQIPDEQEFLTSLRKIGSYLFSSDILHMSLSVEDQVALKILNNLYQYKMKTKFCIGSINPMLLKYLEE comes from the coding sequence ATGAAAATGAACATTAGTCATCCGTATAAGGATAATATTTCATTAAGTTTTGGTCAATTTACTCAAATTGTAGGTCAAGATCAGCAACTAAAGTACTATATTTGGCAGATACTATTATGGTATTTTGGAGGAAAAAAATATAGTGAGGAAGATTTGGTTCTATTTGAACAAAATGAGCCTAAAATACTAATAGATGATACAGTTTTTTCCCGTTCAGAATTTAGTGTTATTCAAATATCCAATATCAATGATTTGATTGAACAAATGGAATATAAAAAAGGGACAGTAGCTTATGGTTATATAAAGAAAAAAATTACTTCTATTGAGATAATGGAGCAAATTGAAAATATCAATGATAATTTGGATAGGATTTCACTTCTATTGAATCAGAAGTTGAATCTTCAAATTGATGATATCGTTTATCATAGCGAAGCAAAATATTTTAATGCTGATCAATTAATTCAAAAAAATTTTTTACCATACTTTGGAGCAAATGATAAAAATATATCCTTTGAGTTTGTAGACAATAAGATAAAGTTTTTATTATTTCTTTCCATGTTAGAAATTATGGCGACAAACAGTTCTGAAAAGTTTTTGCTTGTCTTACGAAATTTGGACGATTTTCTATCCTATAATGATTTTGTTGAATGTTGCGAGAAAATGGAGTTTCTGACTAATCATAGCGATTCATTATATATTGTTTTATTTCCTTCCAATGAAGGTTATCTTCATGTCACGAAAGAAGTTTTAGAGGAAATCAATATTGTTTCTGATTATGTTGATCATTTTTATTCGCTAGAATTCATGTATGATCGCTTTATCAATCAGTATCCAATAAATCAAATACCTGATGAACAAGAATTTTTAACTTCTTTAAGAAAAATTGGATCCTATTTATTTAGCTCGGACATTCTCCACATGAGTTTATCTGTAGAAGATCAAGTAGCATTAAAAATTTTGAATAATTTGTATCAGTACAAAATGAAAACAAAATTCTGTATTGGATCGATCAATCCTATGTTATTGAAATATTTGGAAGAATAG
- the cas1 gene encoding type II CRISPR-associated endonuclease Cas1, producing the protein MTWRIVHVCQSEKMQLKLDNLLIKKMGQDYVIPLSDISIIVAEGGETVVTLRLLSALSKYNIALIVCDNEHLPTGIYHSQNGHFRAYKKLQEQLLWTQEQKDKLWQIVTYFKINNQQDVLAMFEKNIDCIQLLADYKDHIEYGDKTNREGHAAKVYFNELFGKKFVRLTQQETDVINAGLNYGYAIMRAQMARIISGYGLNPLIGIFHKNEYNQFNLVDDLMEPFRQIIDVWVYQNLRDEEYLKYEFRLALTDTLNAKIRYGKETCSVTVAMDKYVKGFLKCISDKDTSKFYCPVVSSVEWS; encoded by the coding sequence ATGACTTGGAGAATTGTGCATGTCTGTCAGAGTGAAAAAATGCAATTGAAGTTAGATAATCTTCTGATTAAGAAAATGGGTCAAGACTATGTTATCCCACTGAGTGATATTTCGATAATTGTAGCAGAAGGAGGGGAGACTGTTGTAACTTTAAGGTTATTAAGTGCTTTAAGTAAGTATAATATTGCTTTAATTGTCTGTGATAATGAGCACTTGCCTACAGGAATTTATCATTCTCAAAATGGCCATTTTAGAGCCTATAAAAAATTACAGGAGCAATTATTGTGGACGCAGGAACAGAAAGATAAATTATGGCAGATAGTTACTTATTTCAAAATAAACAATCAGCAAGATGTTCTTGCAATGTTTGAGAAGAATATTGATTGCATTCAATTATTAGCAGACTATAAAGATCATATTGAATATGGAGATAAAACCAACCGCGAAGGTCATGCTGCAAAAGTCTATTTTAACGAACTCTTTGGAAAAAAATTCGTACGTCTTACACAACAGGAAACGGATGTCATCAATGCTGGTCTAAATTATGGTTATGCAATCATGAGAGCGCAAATGGCACGTATTATTTCTGGGTATGGTTTGAATCCCTTAATAGGAATTTTTCATAAGAATGAATATAACCAATTTAACCTGGTTGATGATCTAATGGAACCTTTTCGGCAGATTATCGATGTCTGGGTTTATCAAAATTTACGAGATGAAGAGTATTTGAAATATGAATTTCGTCTTGCGTTGACAGATACACTGAACGCAAAGATTCGTTATGGGAAAGAAACGTGTTCTGTAACGGTAGCAATGGATAAATATGTCAAAGGTTTTCTAAAATGTATCTCTGATAAGGATACTAGTAAATTTTACTGTCCGGTGGTTTCGAGTGTAGAATGGAGTTAA
- the yidA gene encoding sugar-phosphatase — MSIKLIAVDIDGTLVNSQKEITPEVFSAIQDAKQAGVKVVIATGRPIAGVAKLLDDLQLRDKGDYVVTFNGALVQETATGHEIISESLTYEDYLDMEFLSRKLGVHMHAITKDGIYTANRNIGKYTVHESTLVSMPIFYRTPEEMADKEIVKCMFIDEPEILDAAIEKIPAEFYERYSINKSAPFYLELLKKNVDKGSAITHLAEKLGLTKDETMAIGDEENDRAMLEVVGNPVVMENGNPELKKIAKYITKTNDESGVAHAIRTWVL, encoded by the coding sequence ATGAGTATTAAACTAATTGCCGTCGATATCGATGGTACCCTAGTCAACAGTCAAAAGGAAATCACTCCGGAAGTCTTTTCTGCCATCCAAGATGCCAAACAAGCTGGCGTCAAAGTCGTGATTGCAACAGGTCGTCCCATTGCAGGCGTTGCAAAACTTCTGGACGACTTGCAGTTGAGAGACAAGGGCGACTATGTGGTAACCTTCAACGGTGCCCTTGTCCAAGAGACTGCTACTGGCCATGAGATTATCAGCGAATCCTTGACCTATGAGGATTATCTAGATATGGAATTTCTCAGTCGCAAGCTCGGTGTTCACATGCACGCTATTACCAAGGACGGTATCTATACTGCCAATCGCAATATCGGAAAATACACGGTGCACGAATCAACCCTCGTCAGCATGCCTATTTTCTACCGCACTCCAGAAGAAATGGCTGACAAGGAAATCGTCAAATGTATGTTTATTGATGAACCAGAAATTCTCGACGCTGCGATTGAAAAAATTCCAGCAGAATTTTACGAACGATACTCTATTAACAAATCTGCTCCTTTCTACCTCGAACTCCTTAAAAAGAATGTGGACAAGGGTTCAGCCATCACTCACTTAGCTGAAAAACTAGGATTGACCAAAGATGAAACCATGGCGATCGGTGACGAAGAAAATGACCGCGCCATGCTCGAGGTCGTTGGAAATCCCGTTGTTATGGAAAATGGAAATCCTGAACTCAAAAAAATCGCCAAATACATCACCAAAACAAATGATGAATCCGGCGTTGCCCATGCTATCCGAACGTGGGTACTGTAA
- the cas2 gene encoding CRISPR-associated endonuclease Cas2, with protein sequence MRYEALRLLCFFDLPMETNQEKRVYRNFRKDLIANGFEMLQFSVYYRTCPNRSFASKFYKKLSQSNLPSGNVRLLAVTEKQFSEMVLIIGGKTKQEEVVSDNKLVVI encoded by the coding sequence ATGAGGTATGAAGCATTGAGATTATTGTGTTTTTTTGATTTACCAATGGAAACAAATCAAGAAAAAAGGGTCTATCGTAACTTTCGGAAAGATTTAATTGCCAATGGTTTTGAAATGTTGCAGTTTTCTGTTTATTATCGAACCTGTCCTAATCGAAGTTTTGCAAGTAAATTCTATAAAAAATTAAGCCAGAGTAATTTACCAAGTGGGAATGTCCGTTTACTTGCAGTAACAGAGAAACAATTTTCTGAAATGGTTTTAATAATTGGTGGAAAAACAAAGCAAGAAGAAGTAGTCAGCGATAATAAGTTGGTAGTTATATGA
- a CDS encoding Imm6 family immunity protein: protein MLRFPVDYQVSFLVIEGKSMNDNRNLLCFLQELLYGLVDLVSEKEYQEFVVESLKLSKQELDKESGFCPDILYNRLENMDELDILTFQVLDKKTNPLVWNCIANFFVLVCHYSYIASEEVYLPQTIESADEDILEALSSSYKQILAENRELISQITGPEIEGYLKDELVKNYFGSLFLSDENE from the coding sequence GTGCTACGTTTTCCAGTGGATTACCAAGTTAGTTTTTTAGTAATAGAAGGAAAATCGATGAATGATAATAGAAATTTATTGTGCTTCCTACAGGAGTTGTTATACGGTCTTGTAGATCTTGTCAGTGAGAAAGAATATCAGGAGTTTGTTGTAGAATCCTTAAAACTTTCTAAACAGGAACTTGATAAAGAGAGTGGTTTTTGTCCAGATATTTTATACAATCGACTGGAAAATATGGACGAGCTGGATATCTTGACATTTCAGGTGTTGGATAAGAAAACCAATCCACTAGTATGGAACTGTATCGCTAATTTCTTTGTCCTAGTTTGTCACTACTCATATATTGCTTCTGAGGAGGTTTACCTGCCACAAACGATTGAAAGTGCCGACGAGGACATACTTGAGGCTCTTTCTTCAAGTTACAAACAAATCCTAGCTGAAAATAGGGAGCTTATTTCACAAATAACTGGTCCAGAAATAGAAGGATATTTAAAGGATGAGCTCGTTAAAAACTATTTTGGTTCACTATTTTTATCAGATGAGAATGAATAG